From the Nerophis ophidion isolate RoL-2023_Sa linkage group LG18, RoL_Noph_v1.0, whole genome shotgun sequence genome, one window contains:
- the mrpl28 gene encoding 39S ribosomal protein L28, mitochondrial isoform X1: MPLLKYPHKIWNALKMKEGIYARLPEHYLKSLEPKEPTPVHWRPLGVKYRLNPKTGQKERVQDIPIPVYYPPESQVGLWGGEGWICGYRYANNDKMSNRLKKTWKPQLFKRELYSEILDHKFTITVTARTLDLIDAAFGFDFYILKTPKEDLSSKLGMDLKRAMLLRLARKDTQLYPDDPVRREKVYNKFKQQFEIPEEEAEWVGLTLEEAVEKQRQLEVKPPEPLFKVCVEKLIEDLQIQKLSEPHLTENK, encoded by the exons ATGCCTCTTTTAAAATACCCCCATAAAATCTGGAATGCCCTTAAGATGAAAGAGGGCATTTATGCCCGTCTCCCTGAACATTACTTAAAGTCCCTGGAGCCGAAAGAGCCCACTCCAGTCCATTGGAGGCCTTTGGGGGTCAAGTACCGTCTCAACCCAAAGACGGGTCAGAAAGAACGAGTGCAAGATATCCCAATCCCCGTCTACTACCCTCCTGAGTCGCAGGTCGGTCTTTGGGGGGGAGAGGGTTGGATATGCGGGTACAGATATGCCAACAATGACAAG ATGTCCAACCGTTTGAAGAAGACGTGGAAGCCCCAGCTCTTCAAGAGAGAGCTTTACAGCGAGATCCTGGACCACAAGTTCACCATCACGGTCACGGCTCGCACTCTGGACCTCATCGACGCCGCCTTTGGCTTCGACTTCTATATCCTCAAA ACGCCAAAGGAAGATCTCTCCTCCAAACTGGGGATGGACCTGAAGAGAGCCATGTTGCTTCGGCTGGCTCGCAAAGACACTCAGCTGTACCCAGATGACCCCGTGAGGAGAGAGAAGGTGTACAACAAGTTCAAG CAGCAGTTTGAGATCCCAGAGGAGGAGGCCGAGTGGGTGGGTCTCACTCTGGAGGAAGCTGTGGAGAAGCAGAGGCAGCTGGAGGTCAAG CCGCCTGAGCCGCTGTTCAAGGTCTGTGTGGAAAAGCTGATAGAGGACCTGCAAATCCAAAAACTTTCAGAACCTCATCTTACTGAGAATAAATGA
- the mrpl28 gene encoding 39S ribosomal protein L28, mitochondrial isoform X2, translating into MPLLKYPHKIWNALKMKEGIYARLPEHYLKSLEPKEPTPVHWRPLGVKYRLNPKTGQKERVQDIPIPVYYPPESQVGLWGGEGWICGYRYANNDKMSNRLKKTWKPQLFKRELYSEILDHKFTITVTARTLDLIDAAFGFDFYILKTPKEDLSSKLGMDLKRAMLLRLARKDTQLYPDDPVRREKVYNKFKQFEIPEEEAEWVGLTLEEAVEKQRQLEVKPPEPLFKVCVEKLIEDLQIQKLSEPHLTENK; encoded by the exons ATGCCTCTTTTAAAATACCCCCATAAAATCTGGAATGCCCTTAAGATGAAAGAGGGCATTTATGCCCGTCTCCCTGAACATTACTTAAAGTCCCTGGAGCCGAAAGAGCCCACTCCAGTCCATTGGAGGCCTTTGGGGGTCAAGTACCGTCTCAACCCAAAGACGGGTCAGAAAGAACGAGTGCAAGATATCCCAATCCCCGTCTACTACCCTCCTGAGTCGCAGGTCGGTCTTTGGGGGGGAGAGGGTTGGATATGCGGGTACAGATATGCCAACAATGACAAG ATGTCCAACCGTTTGAAGAAGACGTGGAAGCCCCAGCTCTTCAAGAGAGAGCTTTACAGCGAGATCCTGGACCACAAGTTCACCATCACGGTCACGGCTCGCACTCTGGACCTCATCGACGCCGCCTTTGGCTTCGACTTCTATATCCTCAAA ACGCCAAAGGAAGATCTCTCCTCCAAACTGGGGATGGACCTGAAGAGAGCCATGTTGCTTCGGCTGGCTCGCAAAGACACTCAGCTGTACCCAGATGACCCCGTGAGGAGAGAGAAGGTGTACAACAAGTTCAAG CAGTTTGAGATCCCAGAGGAGGAGGCCGAGTGGGTGGGTCTCACTCTGGAGGAAGCTGTGGAGAAGCAGAGGCAGCTGGAGGTCAAG CCGCCTGAGCCGCTGTTCAAGGTCTGTGTGGAAAAGCTGATAGAGGACCTGCAAATCCAAAAACTTTCAGAACCTCATCTTACTGAGAATAAATGA